One part of the Coffea eugenioides isolate CCC68of chromosome 10, Ceug_1.0, whole genome shotgun sequence genome encodes these proteins:
- the LOC113748940 gene encoding chlorophyllide a oxygenase, chloroplastic, translating into MAAIATATALSLPIPLSRSSKFNSKRSVRGGFRVFAVFGEEGALVDKKSPWYPLFDVEDPRSKIPQCKGKFLDVNQALEVARYDIQYCDWRARQDVLTIMLLHEKVVEVLNPLARDFKSIGTMKKELAELQEELAQAHRQVHISEARVATALDKLAYMETLVNDKLLQDTTRSEASRVDSSPSTSQPSLETVKSKLPRSSLNVSGPVQPYNPRLKNFWYPVVFSADLKDDTMVPIDCFEEPWVIFRGQDGKPGCVQNTCAHRACPLHLGSVNEGRIQCPYHGWEYSTNGKCEKMPSTRLANVKIRALPCFEHEGMIWIWPGNDPPTATLPSLQPPSGFQIHAEIVMELPVEHGLLLDNLLDLAHAPFTHTSTFAKGWSVPSLVKFLTPASGLQGYWDPYPIDMEFRPPCMVLSTIGISEPGKLEGRSTDQCTTHLHQLHVCLPASRQKTRLLYRMSLDFAPVLKHIPFMQYLWRHFAEKVLNEDLRLVVGQQDRMINGANVWNLPVSYDKLGVRYRMWRDAVDRGVKQLPFSKSV; encoded by the exons ATGGCCGCCATTGCTACTGCTACAGCTCTTTCGCTTCCCATTCCTCTAAGTCGATCTTCCAAGTTTAACTCCAAAAGG TCTGTGAGAGGAGGCTTTAGAGTCTTTGCAGTCTTTGGAGAAGAAGGCGCATTAGTGGACAAGAAAAGCCCATGGTATCCGCTCTTTGATGTAGAGGATCCAAGGTCTAAAATTCCCCAGTGCAAAGGGAAATTTCTGGACGTGAATCAGGCCTTAGAAGTTGCTAGATATGATATACAATACTGCGATTGGCGGGCTCGGCAAGACGTTCTCACTATCATGCTCCTGCATGAAAAG GTCGTAGAAGTATTAAACCCTCTTGCCCGGGACTTCAAATCAATTGGAACCATGAAGAAGGAGCTTGCAGAGTTGCAAGAAGAGCTTGCGCAAGCTCACAGACAG GTGCATATATCAGAAGCAAGGGTTGCAACTGCTCTTGATAAACTGGCTTACATGGAGACATTGGTCAATGACAAGCTGCTTCAAGACACAACCAGATCAGAAGCCAGTCGTGTAGATTCTTCTCCCAGCACTTCTCAACCATCTCTTGAAACTGTAAAAAGTAAGCTACCAAGGAGCAGCTTGAATGTTTCTGGACCAGTCCAACCTTATAATCCCcgtttgaagaacttttggtaCCCCGTGGTTTTCTCTGCAGACCTGAAGGATGACACCATG GTTCCTATTGATTGCTTTGAGGAACCTTGGGTAATCTTTCGTGGGCAAGATGGGAAACCTGGATGTGTCCAAAACACCTGTGCTCACAGAGCCTGCCCACTTCACCTGGGTTCAGTCAATGAGGGTCGCATACAGTGTCCCTATCATG GGTGGGAATACTCTACTAATGGGAAATGTGAAAAAATGCCATCTACAAGATTGGCTAATGTAAAGATCAGGGCATTGCCATGCTTTGAACACGAGGGGATGATATGGATATGGCCAGGCAATGATCCTCCAACAGCCACCCTTCCTTCTTTACAGCCTCCTTCAGGATTCCAAATACATGCTGAG ATTGTTATGGAACTTCCAGTAGAACATGGACTACTCTTGGACAACCTTTTGGATCTTGCACATGCTCCTTTCACTCATACATCCACTTTTGCCAAGGGATGGAGTGTACCCAG CTTGGTTAAATTTTTGACACCTGCATCTGGCCTTCAAGGATATTGGGATCCATACCCAATAGATATGGAATTTCGACCACCCTGTATGGTGTTGTCAACCATCGGAATCTCGGAGCCTGGCAAATTAGAGGGACGGAGCACTGATCAATGCACTACTCACCTTCATCAACTTCATGTTTGCTTACCTGCATCTAGGCAAAAGACAAGATTATTATACAGAATGTCACTAGATTTTGCTCCTGTGCTAAAACATATCCCTTTCATGCAATATTTATGGAGGCATTTTGCAGAAAAG GTTTTGAACGAAGATCTACGACTAGTGGTTGGCCAACAAGATAGAATGATTAATGGAGCAAATGTTTGGAATTTGCCAGTTTCATATGATAAGTTAGGAGTGAGATACAGAATGTGGAGGGACGCAGTGGACCGGGGAGTGAAACAATTACCCTTCAGCAAATCAGTATAG
- the LOC113750120 gene encoding uncharacterized protein LOC113750120: MFFFFVGGVNQQVRQVLKSGVGRCIACGSRADLVEYEKVLNLFFIPVKRWPGKEPVMYCDDCKLFFPQSISPPSPPPSPSVAETRLPSVTDALKCHYCSREVDADFRFCPFCGSAL; encoded by the coding sequence atgttcttcttcttcgttGGAGGCGTGAATCAGCAGGTAAGACAAGTGCTGAAGAGCGGAGTAGGGAGGTGTATAGCATGCGGTTCACGCGCCGATCTTGTGGAGTACGAAAAGGTTTTGAATCTTTTCTTCATACCCGTCAAGCGATGGCCGGGGAAAGAGCCTGTCATGTACTGCGACGATTGCAAGCTCTTCTTCCCTCAGTCAATCTCCCCTCCGTCACCGCCGCCGTCGCCGTCGGTGGCGGAGACGCGGCTGCCTTCGGTTACTGATGCGTTGAAGTGTCACTATTGTTCTCGAGAGGTTGACGCTgacttccgattttgccccttcTGTGGGTCCGCCCTGTGA